Proteins from one Mycobacterium sp. HUMS_12744610 genomic window:
- a CDS encoding transglutaminase family protein, with amino-acid sequence MWRMRVVHTTGYAYQAPVTASYNEARLTPRSNGRQNVILNRVETIPASRSYRYIDYWGTAVTAFDLHAPHADLTVMSSSIVETEPQEPPAGDAGWSELRSEAVIDRFDELLRPTPHTPASKRLGSVGRKIAKAHAPVDAVVAAAAWVRGALDYLPGATSVHSSGLDALSEGRGVGQDFVHLSLMLLRGMGIPGRYVSGYLHPRSDAVVGDTVDGRSHAWIEAWTGNWWSYDPTNDCGINEQYVSVGAGRDYTDVAPLKGIYSGEGATDLDVIVEVTRLA; translated from the coding sequence ATGTGGCGGATGCGGGTGGTGCACACCACGGGCTACGCCTATCAAGCACCGGTGACCGCCTCCTACAACGAAGCCCGGCTGACGCCGCGGTCGAACGGCCGGCAGAACGTCATCCTCAACCGGGTCGAAACCATCCCGGCCTCCCGGTCCTACCGCTATATCGACTACTGGGGTACCGCCGTCACGGCGTTCGACCTGCATGCGCCGCACGCCGACCTGACGGTGATGTCGTCCTCGATCGTGGAGACGGAGCCGCAGGAGCCGCCGGCCGGCGACGCCGGCTGGAGCGAATTGCGCTCCGAGGCCGTGATCGACCGGTTCGACGAGTTGCTCCGGCCGACCCCGCACACCCCGGCCAGCAAGCGCCTCGGGTCCGTGGGCAGGAAGATCGCGAAAGCTCACGCGCCCGTCGACGCCGTCGTCGCCGCCGCCGCGTGGGTGCGCGGCGCGCTGGACTACCTGCCGGGAGCCACCAGCGTGCATTCCTCGGGCCTGGACGCGTTGAGCGAGGGCCGGGGCGTTGGCCAGGACTTCGTGCACCTGTCGTTGATGCTGCTGCGCGGCATGGGAATTCCGGGACGCTACGTGTCGGGTTACCTGCACCCAAGGAGCGACGCCGTCGTCGGGGACACCGTGGACGGGCGCAGCCACGCCTGGATCGAGGCCTGGACCGGTAACTGGTGGAGCTATGACCCCACCAACGACTGCGGGATCAACGAGCAGTACGTCAGCGTGGGTGCCGGACGCGACTACACCGACGTCGCCCCGCTCAAAGGCATCTACTCCGGGGAGGGTGCCACCGACCTCGACGTCATCGTGGAGGTCACCCGCCTGGCTTGA
- a CDS encoding ribonuclease Z, protein MIEVTLLGTGSPIPDPNRAGPSTLVRAGGQALLVDCGRGVLQRAAAVGVGAAGLSALLLTHLHSDHIADLGDLLITRWISTFAPDPAPLPVIGPPGTAETVEATLQAFRHDIGYRIAHHADLNAPPSVEVHEHTDGPVWGRDGVSIRVAPTDHRPVAPTIGFRIEYGGASVVLAGDTVPCATLDELAAGADALVHTVIRKDIVANIPQQRLQDICGYHSSVQEAAATAARAGVGALVMTHYVPALVPGQEEQWRALAAGEFGGRIELGDDLHRVEVDAPS, encoded by the coding sequence ATGATCGAGGTCACGCTGCTCGGAACCGGCAGCCCCATCCCCGACCCCAACCGCGCCGGCCCGTCCACCCTGGTGCGGGCCGGCGGCCAGGCTTTGCTGGTGGACTGCGGGCGCGGGGTTCTGCAGCGCGCGGCGGCGGTCGGGGTGGGTGCCGCCGGACTGTCGGCGCTGCTGCTCACCCACCTGCACAGCGACCACATCGCCGATCTCGGCGACCTGCTGATCACCCGCTGGATCAGCACCTTCGCCCCCGATCCGGCGCCGCTGCCGGTCATCGGGCCGCCGGGCACCGCCGAAACGGTCGAGGCGACGCTGCAGGCGTTCCGCCACGACATCGGCTACCGGATCGCCCATCACGCCGACCTGAACGCACCGCCGTCGGTGGAGGTCCACGAACACACCGACGGCCCGGTGTGGGGCCGCGACGGCGTGTCGATCCGGGTCGCTCCCACCGATCACCGCCCGGTCGCACCGACCATCGGCTTCCGGATCGAGTACGGCGGGGCGTCGGTGGTGCTGGCCGGGGACACGGTGCCCTGCGCCACCCTCGACGAGCTGGCCGCAGGCGCCGACGCACTGGTGCACACCGTGATCCGCAAGGACATCGTCGCCAACATCCCCCAGCAGCGGCTGCAGGACATCTGCGGTTACCACTCCTCGGTGCAGGAGGCGGCGGCGACGGCCGCCCGCGCCGGCGTGGGCGCCCTCGTCATGACGCACTACGTGCCGGCGCTGGTGCCCGGCCAGGAGGAGCAGTGGCGCGCGCTCGCGGCCGGCGAGTTCGGTGGCCGCATCGAGCTCGGCGACGACCTGCACCGGGTGGAGGTCGACGCCCCGTCGTGA
- a CDS encoding CBS domain-containing protein — translation MRIADVLKNKGAAVVTINPDATVQELLAGLAEQNIGAMVVIDAEGVVGIVSERDVVRQLHAHGASVLSRPVSKIMTAAVATCTKADTVDTVSVLMTTQRVRHVPVLDGKKLIGIVSIGDVVKTRMEELEAQQQQLHSYITQG, via the coding sequence ATGCGGATCGCGGACGTCTTGAAGAACAAGGGGGCGGCGGTGGTGACGATCAACCCCGATGCGACCGTCCAAGAACTGCTCGCCGGTCTGGCGGAACAGAACATCGGCGCAATGGTGGTGATCGACGCCGAGGGGGTCGTGGGCATCGTGTCCGAGCGTGACGTGGTGCGCCAGCTGCACGCGCACGGCGCCAGCGTGTTGTCGCGTCCGGTGTCCAAGATCATGACGGCCGCGGTGGCGACCTGCACCAAGGCCGACACGGTCGACACCGTCAGCGTGCTGATGACCACGCAGCGAGTGCGCCACGTGCCGGTGCTCGACGGAAAAAAGCTCATCGGCATCGTCAGCATCGGCGACGTCGTGAAGACGCGGATGGAAGAGCTCGAGGCCCAGCAGCAGCAACTGCATTCCTACATCACGCAGGGCTGA